In Triticum urartu cultivar G1812 chromosome 6, Tu2.1, whole genome shotgun sequence, the following proteins share a genomic window:
- the LOC125512645 gene encoding probable glucuronokinase 2 — protein sequence MVVVMEKEEMEMERRAYARVGLLGNPSDVYGGRAVSFAVAGLWATVRLRASDDLLVQPHPRHDLVAFPSLPALVERLDGGGYYGGVRLLLAICRVFHDHCKHSGIALEDKNFALSYDTNIPRQAGLSGSSAIVCAALSCLLDFYGVRDRIGVEVRPSLILNAEKELGIVAGLQDRVAQVYGGLVYMDFSQEHMDKLGHGVYTPLEVDLLPPLYLIYAENPSDSGKVHSSVRQRWLDGDEFIISSMKEVAQLAYDGHNVLLQKNYTELARLMNKNFDLRRKMFGDDALGEVNIKMVEVARSVGAASKFTGSGGAVVALCPDGDAQAELLKTACQEAGFMVEQIEVAPSALTKEELASLSGHQ from the exons atggtggtggtgatggagaaggaggagatggagatggagcgCAGGGCGTACGCGCGCGTGGGCCTCCTCGGCAACCCCAGCGACGTGTACGGCGGCCGCGCCGTCTCCTTCGCCGTCGCGGGGCTCTGGGCCACCGTCCGCCTCCGCGCCTCCGACGACCTCCTCGTCCAGCCCCACCCGCGCCACGACCTCGTCGCCTTCCCCTCGCTCCCCGCCCTC GTGGAGCGCCTGGACGGCGGCGGCTACTACGGCGGCGTGCGGCTGCTGCTGGCGATCTGCAGGGTCTTCCACGACCACTGCAAGCACAGCGGGATCGCCCTGGAGGACAAGAACTTCGCGCTGTCGTACGACACCAACATTCCCCGCCAG GCCGGGCTCTCCGGCTCCAGCGCCATCGTCTGCGCCGCGCTGAGCTGCCTCCTGGATTTCTACGGCGTCAGGGACAGGATCGGGGTCGAGGTCAGGCCCAGCCTCATCCTCAACGCCGAGAAGGAGCTCGGGATCGTCGCCGGGCTCCAGGACCGCGTCGCGCAGGTCTACGGCGGCCTTGTCTACATG GATTTTAGCCAGGAGCATATGGATAAGCTGGGTCATGGAGTGTACACGCCGCTGGAAGTTGATCTGCTCCCCCCTCTGTATCTCATCTACGCCGAGAACCCGAGTGACTCTGGCAAG GTCCACAGCAGCGTCAGGCAAAGGTGGCTCGACGGAGACGAGTTCATAATATCATCCATGAAAGAAGTCGCGCAGCTCGCGTATGATGGCCACAATGTGTTGTTGCAGAAGAATTATACCGAGCTCGCGAGGCTTATGAACAAGAACTTTGATCTGCGGAG GAAAATGTTTGGAGACGACGCACTAGGTGAGGTGAACATAAAGATGGTTGAGGTAGCGAGGAGCGTCGGCGCCGCGTCGAAGTTCACGGGCAGTGGGGGCGCGGTGGTGGCCCTGTGCCCAGACGGCGATGCGCAGGCGGAGCTCCTGAAGACAGCGTGCCAGGAGGCCGGTTTCATGGTGGAGCAGATTGAGGTCGCCCCGTCGGCGCTGACAAAGGAGGAGCTGGCAAGCTTGTCAGGTCACCAGTAG